A genomic window from Periweissella cryptocerci includes:
- a CDS encoding helix-turn-helix domain-containing protein has product MSNYGATLSRIRKNKNLSLVDASAGIVSDSFLGKFEKGKTEMSFSKLVRIIQHLNVSLEEFLYLDNKQEDDFTILLGVAGDAYVAEDIIKLHELANEQLQQYHATKLKSYRCNSIMVEGLLADLTDTEIDEEARIFLSEYLIGIDNWTAYELTLFSNASHLLTDAMLTSMSAKILEKTEELIGLAKNKRIFLETLLNLTRIFIEKDNKKHAQFLLNVITSIKKDETLYFIRTNLLFLTGLFHLRFADKALGMQQCDDAVKVMQILDDPNLAAQKQKYLKGFLKKCI; this is encoded by the coding sequence ATGAGTAATTATGGTGCAACACTATCACGAATTCGTAAAAATAAAAATCTATCTTTAGTGGACGCAAGTGCGGGGATCGTTTCAGATTCGTTTTTAGGCAAGTTTGAAAAAGGCAAAACAGAAATGAGTTTTTCCAAACTAGTCCGTATAATTCAACACTTAAATGTGAGCTTGGAAGAATTTTTGTATTTGGATAATAAGCAGGAAGATGATTTTACAATATTATTAGGGGTAGCTGGGGATGCCTATGTGGCAGAAGATATAATTAAGTTACACGAACTTGCCAATGAACAGTTGCAACAATATCACGCCACCAAGTTAAAATCTTATCGTTGCAATTCAATAATGGTGGAGGGATTGTTGGCGGATTTAACTGATACAGAGATTGATGAAGAAGCGCGGATATTTTTATCAGAATACTTAATCGGCATTGATAATTGGACAGCTTATGAATTAACACTGTTTTCAAATGCTTCCCATTTATTGACGGATGCAATGTTGACGAGCATGTCGGCTAAGATTTTGGAGAAAACTGAGGAACTTATCGGCTTGGCCAAAAACAAACGGATTTTTTTAGAGACGCTACTTAATTTGACGCGAATTTTTATTGAGAAAGATAATAAAAAGCATGCGCAATTTTTACTGAATGTAATTACGTCAATCAAAAAGGATGAAACACTCTATTTCATAAGAACAAATTTGTTGTTTTTGACGGGGCTTTTTCACTTGCGGTTTGCTGATAAAGCGTTAGGAATGCAGCAATGTGACGATGCCGTCAAAGTAATGCAAATCTTAGATGATCCAAATTTAGCGGCGCAGAAACAAAAATATTTAAAGGGATTTTTGAAGAAATGCATTTGA
- a CDS encoding sulfatase-like hydrolase/transferase: MEKSEKSPLGLQLLAVIATLGIIINGLMSQSGIINHLNTKILSHQFIAGWGIYGVTLLGFNIVALIAGYLLVNKTFKVSAAIRLWLIVLLYSIGSAILYWAKDSQFRTLLALARTLAPIGHNVYWLATAAVVIVLLAPIFNKVLTSLSPKQLDAFALVLFLFTSVESTFFKEGIFNLGMGQNFIWMTVVYLFGAYFKLANVANRIKVWPLLMGLLTAGFTAAFLILASIQKSTQDINIYGRFIHLQSLPIFIASVAVFLLFAKWQSRKPLPFIGMLTSILVDIYIISKTPFIVVNYLQPHMVKLGHLHSTKAIIVYFVGLAVLLFVSGLVIGLLRWSLFQVTRLDKAIDKLTSDRLVDWLERVKKYALAHKVQIEQFVFMLLTFSVLIIVLDMSQVDWSVKEAFFNMFLRASIFWTNMLILVIFMAIFMAIFNRYWVSLMVISIVMVGFSVGSFEKLIARQEPVLPADISELGSFSELAGMVSKNLLIGAVIGLVILIVITVALQWRSRIKKSFGWRMRLVLLVIGALGVSSFYTLNHETSLAHKYMTSIKFNPRFYDQTKGAYRSGPLLTFVNNLDVQVMAKPKGYNQATVDKLVAKYRNVATEINKTRKYDDMDKQTVIYVLSESLQDPTHNPGVKMSGQPLPYLQQLKKETTSGMMLSSGYGGGTANIEYQVFTSMALNNFSPTVSTPYVQVVPKMKEVPSMMSLFNYKVDVHPYVATLYNRINVFKDFGFNKFFYRGSKYPLTYQKRIGKSIRVSDDSAFKEVELRLNEHKEGQMIGLETMQNHTPYPNVYPQNQFTVTSNDWNMSDAEKQSIANYTEGAHYTDQALKKFIKKLDSYNRPITMLFYGDHLPGVWNAIPMDKYGLQLHETDWFIYSNKYSRTHNAKLKNTKIVSPNDFSALVLDHMNQKVSPFYALMTEVATKLPAMSIDSGRRANGTNDNGNSELVSPDNKLIDPNNLSIKQKQIYADYKMIQYDITAGKQYSLHDGDFIK; encoded by the coding sequence ATGGAGAAAAGTGAGAAATCACCGCTTGGCTTGCAGTTATTAGCAGTCATTGCGACCCTCGGGATTATTATTAATGGCTTGATGAGCCAATCCGGGATTATTAATCATTTGAATACAAAAATCCTATCACACCAGTTTATTGCTGGTTGGGGGATTTACGGTGTGACGTTACTCGGTTTTAACATCGTGGCGTTAATCGCTGGGTATTTATTAGTCAATAAAACGTTCAAAGTTAGTGCGGCGATTCGTTTATGGCTGATTGTGTTATTGTATTCAATCGGCTCGGCAATTTTATATTGGGCCAAAGACAGTCAGTTTCGGACGTTACTTGCCTTGGCACGGACGCTTGCACCAATTGGCCACAATGTCTATTGGTTAGCGACGGCCGCGGTCGTGATTGTCTTATTAGCACCAATCTTTAATAAGGTGCTGACTAGTTTATCACCAAAGCAATTGGATGCTTTTGCCTTGGTGTTGTTCTTATTTACTTCAGTTGAAAGTACTTTCTTCAAGGAAGGTATCTTCAACTTAGGTATGGGGCAAAACTTCATCTGGATGACGGTTGTGTACCTGTTCGGGGCCTACTTCAAGTTAGCGAATGTTGCTAATCGAATCAAAGTTTGGCCATTGTTGATGGGATTATTGACGGCTGGCTTTACGGCGGCGTTCTTGATTTTAGCTTCAATTCAAAAATCAACGCAAGATATTAATATCTATGGCCGGTTTATTCACTTACAAAGTTTGCCAATCTTCATCGCTAGTGTGGCGGTATTCTTGCTCTTTGCTAAGTGGCAATCACGGAAGCCATTACCATTTATTGGGATGTTGACCAGCATTTTAGTGGATATTTATATCATTTCAAAAACACCATTTATTGTTGTGAACTATTTGCAACCACACATGGTTAAGTTAGGCCACTTGCATTCAACGAAAGCGATTATTGTGTATTTCGTTGGTTTAGCAGTGTTGTTGTTTGTTAGTGGACTTGTAATTGGGTTGCTACGTTGGAGCCTATTCCAAGTGACTCGTTTAGATAAAGCAATTGATAAATTAACCAGTGACCGCTTAGTGGATTGGTTAGAACGTGTGAAAAAATACGCGCTCGCGCACAAAGTCCAAATCGAACAATTTGTATTCATGTTGTTGACGTTCTCTGTGTTAATTATCGTTCTCGATATGTCACAAGTTGACTGGTCAGTGAAGGAAGCTTTCTTCAATATGTTTTTACGGGCGTCAATTTTCTGGACTAACATGTTGATTTTAGTTATCTTCATGGCAATTTTCATGGCGATTTTCAACCGTTACTGGGTTTCATTAATGGTTATTTCAATCGTGATGGTTGGCTTCTCGGTCGGTAGTTTTGAAAAATTAATTGCCCGCCAAGAACCCGTGTTACCTGCTGATATTTCAGAATTAGGTAGCTTCTCTGAATTAGCTGGGATGGTTTCTAAAAACTTGCTGATTGGAGCCGTAATTGGCCTCGTCATTTTGATTGTGATTACGGTGGCCTTACAATGGCGCTCACGAATTAAAAAGTCATTTGGCTGGCGGATGCGGCTTGTCCTCCTAGTCATTGGTGCCTTAGGGGTTTCATCATTTTACACGTTAAATCATGAAACTTCATTAGCGCACAAGTACATGACTTCAATTAAGTTCAACCCTCGTTTCTACGATCAAACCAAGGGTGCGTATCGGAGTGGTCCACTCTTGACGTTCGTTAATAATTTGGATGTGCAAGTTATGGCTAAACCAAAAGGCTATAACCAAGCAACGGTTGATAAATTAGTAGCGAAGTACCGGAATGTTGCTACTGAAATTAATAAGACGCGTAAATATGACGATATGGATAAGCAAACGGTAATCTATGTCTTGTCAGAAAGTTTGCAAGATCCAACGCATAACCCTGGTGTTAAAATGTCCGGCCAACCATTGCCTTACTTGCAACAATTGAAGAAGGAAACCACGTCCGGTATGATGCTGTCATCTGGATATGGTGGTGGGACTGCCAACATTGAATATCAAGTATTTACTAGTATGGCATTGAACAACTTCTCACCAACCGTTTCAACACCATATGTCCAAGTGGTGCCAAAGATGAAGGAAGTGCCTTCAATGATGAGTTTGTTCAACTACAAGGTTGACGTGCACCCATATGTGGCAACTTTGTATAACCGGATTAATGTTTTCAAGGACTTCGGTTTCAACAAGTTCTTCTACCGAGGCTCAAAGTATCCTTTGACGTATCAAAAACGGATTGGTAAGAGTATTCGGGTTTCTGATGACTCAGCCTTCAAGGAAGTTGAATTACGCTTAAATGAACATAAGGAAGGGCAAATGATTGGCTTGGAAACGATGCAAAATCACACGCCTTATCCAAACGTTTACCCACAAAACCAATTTACAGTCACTTCTAATGATTGGAATATGAGCGATGCCGAAAAGCAATCAATCGCCAATTATACGGAAGGGGCGCACTACACCGACCAAGCCTTGAAGAAATTCATTAAGAAGTTGGATTCATATAACCGACCAATTACCATGTTATTCTACGGGGATCACTTGCCAGGTGTGTGGAACGCAATTCCAATGGATAAGTACGGTCTGCAATTGCATGAAACAGACTGGTTTATTTACTCAAATAAATACAGCCGCACGCATAATGCAAAGCTGAAAAACACGAAGATTGTGAGTCCTAATGACTTTAGTGCCTTAGTCTTGGATCACATGAATCAAAAGGTTTCACCATTCTATGCCTTGATGACGGAAGTGGCGACAAAGCTCCCCGCAATGTCAATTGACTCAGGTCGGCGTGCGAATGGGACTAATGACAATGGGAACAGCGAGTTAGTTAGTCCTGATAACAAGCTGATTGATCCAAACAACTTGTCAATTAAGCAAAAACAAATCTATGCTGATTACAAAATGATTCAATATGATATCACGGCTGGTAAGCAATACTCATTACATGACGGCGATTTCATTAAATAA
- a CDS encoding acyltransferase has translation MEKVVKKVRQSNVELLRIFAIIIIIINHMALHTPWHVVRSVNNARLVTQWLGTGGRLGVNIFILISGYFLIKSTFKWRSLSKLWVQVWLYAVGIFFIFHHFTQLGQTISLNQLRISFLPIMFNQWWFITAYMIMYLFVPFMNKFAKALTQKEYRNFLLLFLVVGSAWPTIAPKISIYSDVIWMMFVYMIGGYIRLYPDFIKNLKTKTLLGLWAGVAALMLGSIQFMNWFNSLDANKFISMVRAIGISNTRFANAPMNPLSLILAVIIFAVFLRLPIPGNKLINGLAANVFGIYLLQSSSIGHKWLWDLVDAQRFTSGWKILIYSIGVGLVIFAVGSVIVALTNLITNPIEKLTFGKLDTYLKKRKVKSQLNQVEETK, from the coding sequence ATGGAAAAAGTAGTCAAAAAAGTCCGCCAATCTAACGTGGAATTATTACGCATATTTGCAATTATTATCATCATTATTAATCATATGGCGTTGCACACACCTTGGCATGTTGTACGATCAGTCAATAATGCACGGTTGGTGACGCAGTGGTTAGGAACCGGTGGACGCTTAGGCGTTAATATTTTCATCTTAATATCAGGTTATTTCCTAATTAAAAGCACGTTTAAGTGGCGTTCACTTAGCAAATTGTGGGTTCAAGTGTGGCTGTATGCCGTGGGAATATTTTTCATCTTCCATCACTTTACGCAACTTGGCCAAACGATTTCATTGAATCAGTTACGGATCTCATTTTTACCAATCATGTTTAATCAATGGTGGTTCATCACCGCGTACATGATTATGTATTTATTTGTCCCATTTATGAATAAGTTCGCTAAAGCCTTAACCCAAAAAGAATATCGGAATTTCTTGTTACTTTTCTTAGTAGTAGGGTCAGCCTGGCCAACAATCGCGCCTAAAATCAGTATTTACAGTGACGTGATTTGGATGATGTTTGTTTACATGATTGGGGGCTATATCCGCCTTTACCCTGATTTCATTAAGAACCTTAAGACAAAGACATTGCTTGGTTTGTGGGCAGGTGTGGCTGCCTTGATGTTAGGCTCAATTCAGTTTATGAACTGGTTTAACTCATTAGACGCCAACAAGTTCATCAGTATGGTACGGGCAATCGGCATTAGTAATACGCGCTTTGCCAATGCGCCAATGAACCCACTGTCATTGATTTTGGCAGTTATCATTTTTGCCGTATTCTTACGCTTACCAATTCCAGGTAATAAGTTAATTAATGGTTTAGCTGCGAATGTGTTTGGCATTTACTTACTGCAAAGTAGTTCGATTGGCCACAAGTGGTTATGGGATTTAGTTGATGCACAACGCTTTACTAGTGGCTGGAAGATCCTGATTTATTCAATCGGAGTCGGCTTAGTAATTTTTGCGGTTGGGTCAGTAATCGTCGCATTAACAAACTTAATTACGAACCCAATTGAAAAATTAACGTTCGGCAAATTAGATACGTATTTGAAAAAACGTAAAGTGAAGTCACAATTGAATCAAGTAGAAGAAACGAAGTAA
- a CDS encoding KxYKxGKxW signal peptide domain-containing protein, which produces MGVNGTQKRFKLYKSGKNWLIAGIAIGGMALGTTASADVTGSSATTDASADSTQSTRDSAASSNSSKLVVVNQADEQAAAANDTSASQSKDSSDAADKSTDNSSDTATTNTNEAVSTNVKNGTKDDTNPEGTRTAVPATQNAVSDDDDETAQPTKTVNLPAGTSADDTKKVLADASAEYEKTQQPVTVTQVDATAPSSSTPQKATSVSGNVTTTDTTKIPADYIFMPLTNVGGTTVISNEGGTTEAKDADINSSWSNSDKGVAFKASDIKNGTTAVRISNVGYDDAGDLLDQIYTIKNFTVSPDITDDDIKNAGIRVNADSIDVEGLTSLQYTVNYVKSGTKTQVNLPGLVVLTDLDKAQSFTLSKADFNKVDTVYVPVTANGTNNVYEYKNSDDSVAFMGTEATDNTADGAVQLAMANVNGITFTYEPRDVKIIAVDPDATGNADTDTWHNRGRDINFGTPSIKYGISDTSTPKLTVSTTKLANTTASYTYKITQTVAASDKSSYYSTGSFTLTIDDGKTDSVKVDPSTIVIKDMMTGKMVTGLTPTIDGNTITFNLKSKLNSADFYGKRYEITIGATAQDKLQGDYDVKAAVVWTFNGDEESSKTVTTTVPAAKGQITVQYLSKHTGKVLGAPVTVDMTYGDTLNLPQINQPTGYSIDLPDSVNVDGTWTGQKLATYYYNPNEGVITVHYVNKRTGKKIAPDKTVAVIYDDPFTLPTIATPAGYTVDNGNAVMVKGTQTWTGQKEATFNFNPKLVTMQVEHIDDWDNILKTETVKGYVGDDYTLTPVKESPWYEVLLTKDVAKLTGEYSSNPKKIVLHYGQGYNEDQYNANATWVAPVFDGNGRLIGYSQVFGNDGSRYGALDFLLDTDAPAGTVGKLKVGVLMDNTDPDVFAPIKTLKSGETMTLPGDKKTTITITWTKDGALKVVHSVNKNYPDGDIINMTPTGEITLKLKQVTFKTGMKLTSNNTNDEYTQKWTNGMKTTVSRQVKGILEVKVTDSKGNLVKTVSVSNNGTKRIKLSDNEYIVVTDNGSRGVETAVYTRKAGSKNFKVQSMTVNADNMLIGLVTGNADNHFRLLDRKVYKYQQDYEWGADDGQIVPKYAGMIIEKENITHGTAKQLGLKSDHKGTIWLDTVTYRNGDKMLNYNIGNYIYSFYTKNGKTRLGIFDAKTYKLIKIIPINNETAYFTFKGQQFKANQAGTMLQALSGSTGVSSTGYQSSSTNGKQSVSGTPNIKHQGMLPQTGYAAGHDNMLIVLGLMLLGIAMGVMGKGKKHE; this is translated from the coding sequence GTGGGAGTAAACGGGACACAAAAGCGTTTTAAGTTGTACAAGTCGGGTAAAAATTGGTTGATTGCTGGGATTGCAATCGGGGGTATGGCATTAGGTACGACCGCTTCGGCAGATGTAACAGGTTCAAGTGCAACAACTGACGCGAGTGCTGACTCAACACAGAGTACTAGGGATAGCGCCGCGTCGTCAAACAGTTCGAAGTTAGTCGTGGTCAATCAGGCTGATGAACAAGCCGCAGCGGCAAATGATACATCTGCTAGTCAGTCAAAGGACAGCAGTGACGCGGCTGACAAATCGACCGATAATAGCTCCGATACAGCAACCACGAATACAAATGAAGCTGTGTCCACTAATGTGAAAAACGGCACAAAGGATGACACGAATCCTGAAGGTACTAGAACTGCGGTACCAGCCACGCAAAACGCTGTCAGCGATGATGATGATGAAACAGCACAACCAACTAAAACTGTTAATCTGCCTGCTGGAACGTCTGCCGATGATACCAAGAAAGTATTGGCTGACGCTAGTGCCGAATACGAGAAGACACAACAACCAGTCACGGTCACCCAAGTTGATGCAACCGCTCCAAGCAGTAGTACACCGCAAAAAGCAACAAGCGTTAGCGGAAATGTTACTACAACTGATACAACGAAAATTCCAGCGGATTATATCTTTATGCCACTTACTAACGTTGGTGGTACGACGGTAATCTCGAATGAAGGTGGAACTACGGAAGCTAAGGATGCCGATATTAACTCAAGTTGGAGTAATTCGGATAAAGGGGTGGCATTCAAGGCAAGTGACATTAAAAATGGCACGACGGCAGTTAGAATTTCAAACGTTGGTTATGATGATGCCGGCGATTTACTGGATCAAATTTATACGATTAAGAATTTCACGGTTTCACCTGATATAACTGATGATGATATTAAGAACGCTGGTATTCGGGTGAATGCCGACAGTATTGATGTCGAAGGTTTAACGTCGCTGCAATATACAGTGAACTACGTGAAGTCAGGTACGAAAACCCAAGTTAATCTCCCCGGATTAGTGGTGTTAACTGACTTAGACAAGGCTCAATCATTTACCTTGAGTAAAGCCGACTTCAATAAAGTCGACACGGTATATGTACCAGTGACTGCCAATGGTACGAACAATGTTTATGAATACAAGAACAGTGACGATAGTGTTGCATTCATGGGAACCGAAGCTACCGATAATACCGCCGATGGTGCGGTGCAGTTAGCCATGGCCAACGTGAATGGAATAACATTTACGTATGAACCGCGCGACGTCAAGATTATTGCGGTTGATCCAGACGCAACAGGCAACGCGGACACTGATACATGGCATAATCGGGGACGTGATATTAACTTTGGTACACCAAGTATTAAGTACGGAATTAGTGACACCTCGACACCTAAGTTAACGGTTAGCACTACGAAACTTGCAAACACCACCGCAAGCTACACGTATAAGATTACGCAAACTGTGGCGGCATCCGACAAATCTAGTTACTATTCAACCGGTTCATTCACACTGACAATTGATGATGGGAAGACTGATTCTGTCAAAGTTGATCCAAGCACGATTGTAATTAAAGATATGATGACTGGCAAAATGGTTACGGGGCTGACACCAACTATTGATGGTAATACGATTACATTCAATCTTAAAAGTAAGCTCAACTCCGCTGATTTCTATGGTAAGCGCTATGAAATTACAATTGGGGCAACGGCCCAAGATAAATTGCAAGGCGACTATGATGTTAAGGCAGCGGTTGTATGGACTTTTAATGGGGACGAAGAATCTTCTAAAACAGTGACAACGACTGTGCCGGCAGCTAAAGGTCAGATTACCGTCCAATATCTCAGCAAACACACTGGTAAAGTATTAGGTGCCCCAGTAACAGTTGATATGACTTATGGCGATACACTGAACTTACCCCAAATCAATCAACCGACAGGCTATTCAATTGATTTGCCAGATAGTGTGAATGTTGATGGGACGTGGACGGGACAAAAATTAGCCACGTACTATTACAATCCCAACGAAGGCGTAATCACAGTACACTACGTGAATAAACGGACTGGCAAAAAAATTGCACCTGATAAGACAGTAGCAGTTATTTATGACGATCCGTTTACGTTACCAACGATTGCGACACCAGCTGGCTACACGGTGGATAACGGTAATGCGGTCATGGTGAAAGGCACGCAAACGTGGACAGGACAAAAAGAGGCAACGTTTAATTTCAATCCAAAACTCGTTACGATGCAAGTGGAACACATTGATGACTGGGATAACATCTTAAAAACGGAAACTGTAAAAGGATATGTAGGTGATGATTATACATTGACACCAGTCAAGGAATCACCTTGGTATGAAGTTTTATTAACTAAGGATGTGGCCAAGTTAACCGGTGAATATAGCAGTAATCCGAAGAAGATAGTATTGCATTATGGCCAAGGTTATAACGAAGATCAATATAATGCCAATGCAACTTGGGTAGCACCAGTGTTCGATGGTAATGGTCGTTTAATTGGGTACAGTCAAGTTTTCGGTAATGATGGATCACGATACGGGGCACTAGACTTCTTATTAGATACTGACGCTCCCGCTGGAACAGTCGGTAAGTTAAAAGTTGGGGTCTTAATGGACAACACCGATCCTGATGTTTTCGCACCTATCAAAACTTTAAAATCCGGTGAAACAATGACGTTGCCTGGCGATAAAAAGACGACAATTACAATCACATGGACAAAAGATGGGGCTTTAAAAGTTGTACATTCAGTGAACAAGAATTATCCAGACGGCGATATTATTAATATGACCCCTACTGGAGAAATTACCTTGAAACTGAAGCAAGTGACGTTTAAAACGGGGATGAAACTGACTAGCAACAATACGAATGATGAATACACGCAAAAGTGGACGAACGGTATGAAAACGACCGTGTCACGGCAAGTTAAAGGTATCCTAGAAGTCAAAGTGACTGATAGTAAGGGAAACTTAGTTAAGACGGTTAGTGTCAGTAATAATGGCACCAAACGAATTAAATTAAGCGATAACGAATACATCGTTGTTACTGATAATGGTAGTAGGGGCGTTGAAACAGCTGTGTACACCCGTAAAGCTGGTAGTAAGAACTTTAAGGTGCAATCAATGACGGTGAACGCCGATAACATGTTGATTGGGTTAGTAACTGGTAACGCTGATAACCACTTCCGATTATTGGATCGTAAGGTGTATAAGTATCAACAAGATTACGAATGGGGCGCAGATGATGGCCAGATTGTGCCTAAATATGCTGGCATGATTATTGAAAAAGAAAATATCACCCATGGTACTGCGAAGCAATTAGGACTCAAGAGTGACCATAAGGGAACGATTTGGTTAGACACAGTTACGTACCGGAATGGTGATAAAATGTTGAATTACAATATTGGTAATTACATTTATTCGTTCTATACCAAGAATGGTAAAACGCGTCTCGGTATTTTTGATGCAAAAACGTACAAGTTAATCAAAATAATTCCCATTAATAATGAAACAGCCTATTTCACGTTTAAAGGTCAACAATTCAAGGCAAACCAAGCAGGAACTATGTTGCAAGCATTATCAGGTTCGACAGGTGTTAGTTCCACTGGATATCAGTCGTCATCAACCAATGGTAAACAAAGCGTGAGTGGTACGCCAAATATTAAGCACCAAGGAATGCTACCACAAACCGGCTATGCAGCTGGACACGATAATATGCTGATTGTTTTAGGGCTAATGTTATTAGGAATTGCGATGGGAGTAATGGGGAAAGGGAAGAAACATGAATAA
- a CDS encoding CDP-glycerol glycerophosphotransferase family protein, with product MNNIKQAKRQPYTPVLLIEQISYQANDFELQLAANALPDWANQRVVLRNQTGSIYAPVISELTYPISANRTVQISFAEVQTATFKLLQAGTNKITWDAYLVGEQHDQLVQQRLGFTQLGIIDDLAQFTDELLIRPMLLEDQLFAIDVSRPTNGLFVTATNAKWTKQNLVVNGIVKTTAQLPEVSVSVINNMGAVQMTVATKVTGAKFSAKLPIAQLQSLATETLRVALTVDQQQIPLQASFLQSQIEPRNTKISPELWLKLVLSVERVVQVEPLVFPKQTWVMRKIRGGFTKLSKVYLRYFRRGRRFLWKKYALVSGKHLAKQTTIVFESFGGRQFSDSPLATYYEYKRRNLPVKLIWSVNRDLEPLAKEKHIAYIRRGTFKWARTMAKAHALVINARLPMWFPGNQQQLYAQTWHGTPLKKLGVDMARVQMPGTDTLKYKNNFTNEVAKWNALISPNRYSSDIFRRAFNFNGEMLEIGYPRNDKLFMDDNPTQIAALKAKLQIPANKKVALYAPTWRDNQFANIGEYTFELPFDLAQLRAQLGDEYVLVTRMHYLIANQLDFTGYEDFVINASDYSDISDLYLVSDVLITDYSSVFFDYAILNRPVIFYAYDIDAYGEELRGFYMDYQTDLPGTIIKDTTALISELQQLSTNGFAVDERMAKFRELFVVDSKGKSAAEFVDYIQVHVK from the coding sequence GTGAATAATATAAAACAAGCCAAACGGCAACCATATACGCCAGTGCTACTAATTGAGCAAATTAGTTACCAAGCAAATGATTTCGAGCTTCAATTAGCAGCAAATGCATTACCAGATTGGGCAAATCAGCGGGTAGTTTTACGTAACCAGACTGGCTCAATTTACGCACCAGTTATTAGTGAATTAACATATCCAATCAGTGCAAACCGAACTGTTCAGATTTCATTTGCTGAAGTTCAGACGGCAACGTTTAAGCTACTGCAAGCCGGCACGAATAAGATTACGTGGGATGCATATTTGGTTGGTGAGCAACACGACCAATTAGTGCAACAACGCCTGGGATTTACGCAATTGGGGATTATTGATGACCTTGCGCAGTTTACCGATGAACTGTTAATCCGGCCAATGTTGTTAGAAGATCAATTGTTTGCAATTGATGTGTCGCGCCCAACAAATGGGTTGTTCGTGACCGCAACTAACGCTAAATGGACTAAACAAAATTTAGTAGTAAACGGGATTGTGAAGACGACAGCACAGTTACCAGAAGTTAGTGTCAGTGTAATTAACAATATGGGCGCAGTCCAAATGACGGTCGCAACGAAGGTCACGGGGGCAAAATTTAGCGCTAAGCTACCGATTGCCCAGCTTCAGTCATTGGCGACGGAAACGTTACGGGTCGCACTGACTGTTGACCAGCAACAGATTCCACTGCAGGCTAGTTTCCTCCAAAGTCAAATCGAGCCCCGTAATACGAAAATCAGCCCAGAACTTTGGCTGAAACTCGTATTATCAGTTGAACGGGTTGTCCAAGTTGAACCGCTCGTTTTTCCAAAGCAAACGTGGGTCATGCGTAAAATTCGTGGTGGCTTTACCAAATTAAGTAAAGTATATCTACGCTATTTCCGGCGGGGACGCCGGTTCTTATGGAAAAAGTATGCGCTAGTAAGTGGTAAACACCTTGCCAAGCAAACGACGATTGTCTTTGAAAGTTTTGGGGGAAGGCAGTTCTCTGATAGTCCACTCGCAACGTATTACGAGTACAAGCGGCGCAACTTACCAGTGAAATTGATCTGGTCAGTTAACCGTGACTTAGAACCGCTCGCCAAAGAAAAACACATTGCATATATCCGGCGCGGGACCTTCAAGTGGGCCAGAACAATGGCTAAAGCGCACGCCCTGGTGATTAATGCGCGCCTACCAATGTGGTTCCCTGGTAATCAACAACAGCTCTATGCCCAAACTTGGCATGGCACACCTCTCAAGAAATTAGGGGTGGATATGGCCCGCGTGCAAATGCCGGGTACGGATACCTTGAAGTATAAAAATAATTTTACTAATGAAGTTGCCAAATGGAATGCATTGATTAGCCCTAACCGGTATTCATCAGACATTTTCCGGCGGGCGTTTAACTTTAATGGTGAAATGCTTGAAATCGGCTATCCCCGCAATGATAAATTGTTTATGGATGATAACCCAACGCAGATTGCGGCCTTGAAAGCCAAATTACAGATTCCCGCTAATAAAAAAGTAGCCCTATATGCACCAACTTGGCGTGATAATCAGTTTGCCAATATTGGTGAGTATACGTTTGAATTGCCGTTTGACTTAGCCCAACTGCGAGCTCAATTAGGTGATGAATACGTCTTGGTAACGCGGATGCACTATTTGATTGCGAACCAATTGGACTTTACCGGTTACGAAGATTTCGTGATTAATGCGTCTGACTATTCTGATATTAGCGATTTGTATTTAGTGAGTGATGTGTTGATTACTGATTATTCGTCGGTATTTTTTGATTATGCAATTTTGAATCGGCCAGTGATTTTCTACGCGTACGATATTGATGCGTATGGGGAAGAATTGCGCGGATTCTATATGGATTACCAAACAGATTTACCTGGGACAATCATCAAGGATACGACCGCGTTGATTAGCGAACTGCAGCAATTAAGTACTAATGGGTTCGCTGTCGATGAACGGATGGCTAAGTTCCGGGAATTATTCGTCGTGGATTCAAAAGGGAAATCGGCGGCTGAATTTGTGGATTACATTCAAGTACACGTGAAATAG